A stretch of Gadus macrocephalus chromosome 17, ASM3116895v1 DNA encodes these proteins:
- the LOC132475538 gene encoding uncharacterized protein LOC132475538 isoform X2, which yields MTAGPTTTGESTTTGGTTSTGVSTTVGGSTTTAVPTTTAVPATTAVSTTTGESTTTGVSTTTAVPTTTEGSTTTEVPTTTGESTTTERSTTTGGSTITGGSTTIAVQTTTAVPTTTGGSTTTGGSTTTAVQTTTAVQTTTAVPTTTGGSTTTAVPTTTAVPTTTGGSTTTGGSTTTGESTTTAVQTTTGASTTTEGSTTTGGSTTTGGSITTGGSTTGGSTTSRGPTTTGGTTTGETTSTGGQTTTGGSISTGVLSTTGGSTTTGGQTTTGGSTTTAVPTTTGGSTTTGGSTTTAVPTTTGGSTTTAVQTTTGASTTTAGSTTTGGSTPTGGSTTTGGSTTTGGSTTTGGSVSTAGSTTTGGSTTTGGSTTTGVSTTTGGSTTTGGSTTTGVSSTTTQSTTTGVTTTTGGSTTTGASTTTGISITTGGSTTTEAPIITRPVFVFTAVIIQIFIPAYNDNTSSAYQALETEVVITFNAIYTAQFGDRFIRTIVIGFRIPATRSTNTEAEVELEFQPTTSSQPIPQADDVRSTLVEGLNNPNITSNLTVDATTITITREPNVLTTTGSPTTAAPTAAVTASAGPVASAAPQLTSRQVVFRSAGETFTNDLLNSSSAAFIARATLLTTQLEPFFSRSLGSFNSINVVSFSDGSIINTLNVFFNSNSVPDGLQILNVFTTAAQSITAFNIETSSITVQGLTVSTGVTHKSSVLTALVLVALSWSLSRQS from the exons atgactgcaggaccaacaaccactggagaatcaacaaccactggaggaacaACAAGCACTGGAGTATCAACAACagttggaggatcaacaaccactgcagtaccaacaaccactgcagtaccaGCAACCACAGCagtatcaacaaccactggagaatcaacaaccactggagtatCAACGaccactgcagtaccaacaaccactgaaggatcaacaaccactgaagtaccaacaacaactggagaatcaacaaccactgaaagatcaacaaccactggagggtcAACCatcactggaggatcaacaaccattgcagtacaaacaaccactgcagtaccaacaaccactggaggatcaacaaccactggaggatccacaaccactgcagtacaaacaaccactgcagtacaaacaaccactgcagtaccaacaaccactggaggatcaacaactactgcagtaccaacaactactgcagtaccaacaaccactggaggatcaacaaccactggaggatcaacaaccactggagaatcaacaaccactgcagtacaaacaaccactggagcatcaacaaccacagaaggatcaacaaccactggaggatcaacaaccactggaggatcaataaccactgggggttccacaactggaggatcaacgACCAGTagaggaccaacaacaactggtggaacAACAACTGGAGAAACAACATCCACAGGAGgacaaacaaccactggaggatcaataagcACTGGAGTATTATCAACCACTGGAgggtcaacaaccactggaggacaaacaaccactggaggatcaacaaccactgcagtaccaacaaccactggaggatcaacaaccactggaggatcaacaaccactgcagttccaacaaccactggaggatcaacaaccactgcagtacaaacaaccactggagcatcaacaaccacagcaggGTCGACAACTACAGGAGGATCAACacccactggaggatcaacaacaactggaggatcaacaaccacaggGGGATCAACAACCACAGGAGGATCCGTATcgactgcaggatcaacaaccactggaggatcaacaaccactggaggatcaacaaccactggagtatcaacaaccactggaggatcaacaaccactggaggatcaacaacaactggaGTATCATCAACGACTACACAGAGTACAACAACAGgagtaacaacaacaacaggaggatcaacaaccactggagcatcaacaacaacaggaatATCAATAACAACTGGAGGTTCAACAACCACTGAAGCCCCAATAATTACCCGTCCAGTTTTTGTTTTCACCGCAGTGATAATACAGATATTTATTCCTGCTTATAATGATAATACCTCATCCGCATATCAAGCACTTGAGACCGAAGTTGTGATAACG TTTAACGCAATCTACACAGCTCAATTTGGCGACCGGTTCATTCGGACAATTGTCATCGGATTCAG GATCCCTGCGACTCGATCGACCAATACTGAAGCAGAAGTAGAGCTTGAGTTTCAGCCAACTACTTCGTCACAACCGATCCCACAGGCTGACGATGTTCGAAGTACCCTGGTCGAAGGACTGAACAACCCAAACATAACCTCTAACCTCACTGTAGATGCGACAACCATTACGATCACAA GAGAACCAAATGTTCTTACGACCACTGGATCACCAACGACTGCCGCCCCGACTGCCGCTGTGACGGCCTCCGCAGGGCCCGTTGCCTCCGCTGCACCACAACTCACTTCCCGGCAGGTGGTGTTCAGATCGGCAGGAGAAACCTTCACAAATGATCTATTGAACTCATCTTCTGCTGCGTTTATTGCCCGAGCAACGCTCTTAACAACACAA CTCGAACCCTTTTTCAGTCGGAGTTTGGGCTCCTTTAACAGCATAAACGTGGTATCATTCAG cgaTGGGTCGATCATCAACACCCTAAACGTTTTCTTCAATTCAAACTCAGTTCCTGATGGCCTTCAGATTTTAAATGTGTTCACCACTGCAGCGCAAAGCATCACAGCCTTCAACATTGAGACCAGCAGTATAACTGTGCAGGGCCTAACAG tttCAACCGGAGTCACCCACAAGAGCAGTGTCCTCACTGCATTAGTGTTAGTGGCTCTATCCTGGTCTCTGTCCAGACAGAGTTAG
- the LOC132475538 gene encoding uncharacterized protein LOC132475538 isoform X1, whose protein sequence is MTAGPTTTGESTTTGGTTSTEVSTTAGGSTTTSVPTTTGGSTTTGGSTTTGGSTTTGGSTTTGGSTTTEGSTSTGGSTTVGGSTTTAVPTTIAVPTTTAVPTTTGESTTTGESTTTAVPITTGGATIITITREPNVLTTTGSPTTAAPTAAVTASAGPVASAAPQLTSRQVVFRSAGETFTNDLLNSSSAAFIARATLLTTQLEPFFSRSLGSFNSINVVSFSDGSIINTLNVFFNSNSVPDGLQILNVFTTAAQSITAFNIETSSITVQGLTVSTGVTHKSSVLTALVLVALSWSLSRQS, encoded by the exons atgactgcaggaccaacaaccactggagaatcaacaaccactggaggaacaACATCTACTGAAGTATCAACAAcagctggaggatcaacaaccacttcagtaccaacaaccactggaggatcaacaaccactggaggatcaacaaccactggagggtcaacaaccactggaggatcaacaaccactggaggatcaacaaccactgaaggatcaacaagcactggaggatcaacaacagttggaggatcaacaaccactgcagtaccaacaaccattgcagtaccaacaaccactgcagtaccaacaaccactggagaatcaacaaccactggagaatcaacaaccactgcagtaccaATAACCACTGGAGGAGCAACGATCATTACGATCACAA GAGAACCAAATGTTCTTACGACCACTGGATCACCAACGACTGCCGCCCCGACTGCCGCTGTGACGGCCTCCGCAGGGCCCGTTGCCTCCGCTGCACCACAACTCACTTCCCGGCAGGTGGTGTTCAGATCGGCAGGAGAAACCTTCACAAATGATCTATTGAACTCATCTTCTGCTGCGTTTATTGCCCGAGCAACGCTCTTAACAACACAA CTCGAACCCTTTTTCAGTCGGAGTTTGGGCTCCTTTAACAGCATAAACGTGGTATCATTCAG cgaTGGGTCGATCATCAACACCCTAAACGTTTTCTTCAATTCAAACTCAGTTCCTGATGGCCTTCAGATTTTAAATGTGTTCACCACTGCAGCGCAAAGCATCACAGCCTTCAACATTGAGACCAGCAGTATAACTGTGCAGGGCCTAACAG tttCAACCGGAGTCACCCACAAGAGCAGTGTCCTCACTGCATTAGTGTTAGTGGCTCTATCCTGGTCTCTGTCCAGACAGAGTTAG
- the LOC132445723 gene encoding sericin 1-like, with the protein MDLGRRKSAWFFILVAFQLASTPMTISAESACMSTTTGASTSACISTTTGVSTTAGGSTTTGARFNFFLKFEIVETFIAAYDNNTSDEYTELEDRIEIRFNTIYSAQFGERFIRTIIIGFRISVAQSNNTEAEIELEFQPTASPQAIPQSEEVRSTLVKGLNSTNTTSNLTVDTASITITKTPTITTTICSPTTTAGLSTTTTRSTTGGSTTTGGSTTTEGSTTTGGSTTTGGSTTTGGPTTTGGSTTTVVSTTTGDSTTGRSTTTGGSSTTGGTTPTGGSTTDVVSTTKGGSITTGRSSTTGGQTTTGGSTTTGGSTTNAGSTTTGGTINTGGSTTGGSTTTTGSTTTGGTINTGGSTTGGSTTTGGSSTTGGPSTTRDSTTAVVSTTTGGSTPAGSTTTAGSTTTGGSITTGRSSTTGGQTTTGGSTTIGGSTTTGGSTPTAGSTSTGGSINTGGSTTGGSTTTAGSTTTAGSTTTGGPTTTGGSPTTGGPTTRGSTTTGGQTTRGSTTTGGSTTNAGSTTTGGSITSGRSSTTGGPTTTAGSTTTGGSINTGGSISTGGSSTTGGSTTTEGSTTTGGSTTTGGSISTGGSSTTGGSTTTGGSITTGSSTTGGSTTTHWRIIDHWRINNHWRINNNWKFHNWWINNHCKINNHGRINKHWRINKHWRIIDHWRINNHWRINNNWKFHNWWINNHCKINNHGRINKHWRINKHWRIIDHWRINNHWWINNHWRTNNYWRINNH; encoded by the exons atGGATTTGGGAAGGAGAAAATCTGCATGGTTCTTTATTTTGG TTGCCTTTCAATTGGCTTCCACTCCGATGACCATATCAGCAGAATCAGCATGCATGTCGACAACCACTGGTGCATCAACATCAGCTTGTATTTCTACAACCACTGGAGTATCAACAACAGCTGGAg gttcaacaaccactggagcccgttttaatttttttctcaaATTTGAAATAGTAGAAACATTTATTGCTGCTTATGATAATAATACCTCAGACGAATATACAGAGCTTGAGGACAGAATTGAGATAAGG TTCAACACGATCTACAGTGCACAATTTGGCGAGCGGTTCATTCGGACAATTATCATCGGATTTAG GATCTCTGTGGCTCAATCGAACAATACTGAAGCAGAAATAGAGCTTGAGTTTCAGCCAACTGCTTCTCCACAAGCAATCCCACAGTCTGAGGAGGTTCGAAGTACCTTGGTCAAAGGACTGAACAGCACAAACACAACCTCTAACCTCACTGTAGATACTGCAAGCATTACGATCACAA AGACTCCAACTATTACAACAACTATCTGTTCTCCAACAACTACTGCTGGATTATCAACCACCACTACTAGATCAACAACTGGTGGATCAACAACcacaggaggatcaacaaccactgaaggatcaacaaccactggaggttcaaccacaactggaggatcaacaaccactggaggaccaacaacaactgggGGTTCAACAACCACTGTTGTATCTACAACCACGGGAGATTCAACAACTGGaagatcaacaaccactggaggatcatcaACGACTGGAGGAACAACCccaactggaggatcaacaaccgaTGTTGTATCTACAACTAAGGGAGGTTCAATAACCACTGGACGAtcatcaaccactggaggacaaacaaccactggaggatcaacaaccactggaggatcaacaaccaatgcaggatcaacaaccactggaggaacaATAAACACTGGGGGTTCcacaactggaggatcaacaaccactacaggatcaacaaccaccgGAGGAACAATAAACACTGGGGGTTCcacaactggaggatcaacaaccacgggaggatcatcaaccactggaggaccaTCAACAACTAGGGATTCAACAACCGCTGTTGTATCTACAACTACGGGAGGTTCAAcacctgcaggatcaacaaccactgcaggatcaacaaccactggaggatcaataaccactggacgatcatcaaccactggaggacaaacaaccactggaggatcaacaaccattggaggatcaacaaccactggaggatcaacacccactgcaggatcaacaagcactggaggatcaataaacACTGGGGGTTCcacaactggaggatcaacaaccactgcaggatcaacaaccactgcaggatcgacaaccactggaggaccaacaacaactggaggatcaccaaccactggaggaccaacaactagaggatcaacaaccactggaggacaaacaacgagaggatcaacaaccactggaggatcaacaaccaatgcaggatcaacaaccactggaggatcaataaccagTGGACGAtcatcaaccactggaggaccaacaaccactgcaggatcaacaaccactggaggatcaataaacactggaggatcaataagcACTGGAGGAtcatcaaccactggaggatcaacaaccactgaaggatcaacaaccacgggaggatcaacaaccactggaggatcaataagcACTGGAGGATCATcgaccactggaggatcaacaaccactggaggatcaataacaactGGAAGTTCCACAACTggtggatcaacaaccact cACTGGAGGATCATcgaccactggaggatcaacaaccactggaggatcaataacaactGGAAGTTCCACAACTggtggatcaacaaccactgcaagATCAACAACCACGGGAGGATCAATAaacactggaggatcaataagcACTGGAGGATCATcgaccactggaggatcaacaaccactggaggatcaataacaactGGAAGTTCCACAACTggtggatcaacaaccactgcaagATCAACAACCACGGGAGGATCAATAaacactggaggatcaataagcACTGGAGGATCATcgaccactggaggatcaacaaccactggtggATCAATAACCACTGGAGAACAAACAActactggaggatcaacaaccactga
- the LOC132475539 gene encoding mucin-2-like produces MTAGQTTTAGSTTTGGSTTTGGSTMTAGPTTTGESTTTGGTTSTEVSTTAGGSTTTSVSTTTGGSTTTGGSTTTGGSTTAGGSTTTSVPTTTGGSTTTGGSTTTGGSTTTAGSTTTGGPTTTGGSTTTGGSTTTGGSTTTGASTTTGGSTTTSVPTTTGGSTTTGGSTTTGGSTTTAGSTRTGGPTTTGGSTTTGGSTTTGGSITTGASTTTEVSTTTGGSTTTEAPIITPSVFVITAVIMQTFIPAYNNNTSPEYQALETEVVITFNAIYTAQFGDRFIRTIVIGFRIPATRSTNTEAEVKLEFQPTTSSQPIPQADDVRSTLVEGLNNPNITSNLTVDTTTITITRDPNAPTTTGSPTTAAPTAAVTASPGSAGGSTTTAVGLPTTTGGPTTTAVIATPNPVVVFTATIEEAFIPPYENSSTTEYKALESTVVTVCDTIFFAEFSGRFIRTRLILFRRGTARVRTDRPNTEAEVELQFRPTGTPAEVPAADVIRTTLVNGLNNPNITTNLTIDTDSINIRDPNAPTTTGSPTTAAPTAAVTAPAGPVATAAPQLTSRQVVFRSAGETFTNDLLNSSSAAFIARATLLTTQLKPFFRRSFGSFNSINVVSFSDGSIINTLNVFFNSNSVPDGLQILNVFTTAAQSITAFNIETSSITVQGLTVSTGVTHKSSVLTALVLVALSWSLSRQS; encoded by the exons atgactgcaggacaaacaacaacggcaggatcaacaaccactggagggtcgacaaccactggaggatcaacaatgactgcaggaccaacaaccactggagaatcaacaaccactggaggaacaACATCTACTGAAGTATCAACAAcagctggaggatcaacaaccacttcagtatcaacaaccactggaggatcaacaactactggaggatcaacaaccactggagggtcAACAAcagctggaggatcaacaaccacttcggtaccaacaaccactggaggatcaacaaccactggaggatcaacaaccactggaggatcaacaaccactgcaggttCAACCACAACTGGAGgtccaacaaccactggaggatcaacaaccactggaggatcaacaacaactggaggatcaacaaccactggagcatcaacaaccactggaggatcaacaaccacttcagtaccaacaaccactggaggatcaacaaccactggaggatcaacaaccactggaggatcaacaaccactgcaggttCAACCAGAACTGGAGgtccaacaaccactggaggatcaacaaccactggaggatcaacaacaactggaggatcaataaccactggagcatcaacaacaacagaagtatcaacaacaactggaggtTCAACAACCACTGAAGCCCCAATAATTACCCCTTCAGTTTTTGTTATCACCGCAGTGATAATGCAGACATTTATTCctgcttataataataatacctcaCCCGAATATCAAGCACTTGAGACCGAAGTTGTGATAACG TTTAACGCAATCTACACAGCTCAATTTGGCGACCGGTTCATTCGGACAATTGTCATCGGATTCAG GATCCCTGCGACTCGATCGACCAATACTGAAGCAGAAGTAAAGCTTGAGTTTCAGCCAACTACTTCGTCACAACCGATCCCACAGGCTGACGATGTTCGAAGTACCCTGGTCGAAGGACTGAACAACCCAAACATAACCTCTAACCTCACTGTAGATACGACAACCATTACGATCACAA GAGACCCAAATGCTCCTACGACCACTGGATCACCAACGACTGCTGCTCCGACTGCCGCTGTGACGGCCTCCCCAGGGTCcgctggaggatcaacaaccactgcagtaggcctaccaacAACCACTGGCGGTCCAACAACAACCGCTGTAATCGCAACTCCTAATCCAGTTGTAGTTTTCACGGCCACAATAGAAGAGGCATTCATTCCACCTTATGAGAATAGTTCTACGACCGAATATAAAGCGCTTGAAAGCACAGTTGTGACAGTG tGTGACACGATCTTCTTTGCGGAATTTTCCGGCCGATTCATTCGTACAAGACTCATCTTGTTTCG ACGAGGAACTGCTAGGGTACGAACGGATAGGCCTAATACCGAGGCAGAAGTAGAGCTACAGTTTCGGCCAACTGGTACACCAGCAGAGGTCCCAGCGGCTGATGTAATTCGAACTACCCTTGTCAATGGACTGAACAACCCGAACATTACAACTAACCTCACCATAGATACTGACAGCATTAACATAC GAGACCCAAATGCTCCTACGACCACTGGATCACCAACGACTGCTGCTCCGACTGCCGCTGTGACGGCCCCCGCTGGGCCCGTTGCCACCGCTGCACCACAACTCACTTCCCGGCAGGTGGTGTTCAGATCGGCAGGAGAAACCTTCACGAATGATCTATTGAACTCATCTTCTGCTGCGTTTATTGCTCGGGCAACGCTCTTAACAACACAA CTCAAACCCTTTTTCCGTCGGAGTTTTGGCTCCTTTAACAGCATAAACGTGGTATCATTCAG cgaTGGGTCGATCATCAACACCCTAAACGTTTTCTTCAATTCAAACTCAGTTCCTGATGGCCTTCAGATTTTAAATGTGTTCACCACTGCAGCGCAAAGCATCACAGCCTTCAACATTGAGACCAGCAGTATAACTGTGCAGGGCCTAACAG tttCAACCGGAGTCACCCACAAGAGCAGTGTCCTCACTGCATTAGTGTTAGTGGCTCTATCCTGGTCTCTGTCCAGACAGAGTTAG